The following DNA comes from Rhodopseudomonas boonkerdii.
CCTGCAAGTTGCTGGTTGCCAGCTTCTTGTTCAGGTCGTCGAGCGTGTTGACTTGGCCGGCGCCCTTACCGAAGGTGATGGTCTGCGGAGCGCTGCCATCGATTGCACCGATCGTCAGCGCCTGACCAGCCTTCGAGCTGGTCGCAGCAGTGGTGCCGGCCGTGAGGCCCACCTTGGCAAGTGCAGTACCGCCGAGGGTGATGCTGCCCGTAGCGTTGCTGTTTGTCAGCGTGAGCTGGTTACCCGTGATCGTCGCAGCGGCGGTGCCACCACCAAGAGCTGTCTTGATCGCAGCGGTCAGATCATCGGTGGTCGCAGCGGTGGTCGCGGTCGTGTTCAGGTTGATGGTGCCATCCGGATCAGTCGTGGACGCAGCGGTACCAGCACCAGCAGCCGTGATCTTGATCGTCGTACCGTTGACGACGAGCGTATCGCCAGAAGCGAAGGAACCACCGGCTGCCGTCGTAAGGCTCGACGCAGCAGCAAGCGTACCGGTAGCGGTGCCGGTCAGCGTGGCAGCCGTATCCGGGGTGCCGAGCAGGTTGTCAGCAGTGGCGCCAGCGATCGTCGCGGAGAACTGCGACTTGGTCGAGTAGCCCGAGGTCGCCTGCAGCGCCTGGTTGGCGATCGACTTGGCCGAGTCAACCAGCTTCTGCAGCGAGGTGATGCCGGTGTTCGCGGCCTGGAGGATCTGCACGCCGTTGCCAATACCATCAAGCAGGTTGTTGATGTCGCTGGCGCGGTTGTTCAGGCCTTGGGCCGTGAAGAAGTTGGTGGGATTGTCGAGCGCCGAGTTGACCTTGTTACCGGTCGCAAGGCGGTTCTGGGTGGTGGAGAGAAGATCAGCGGTCGACTGCAGCGAGAGCAGGTTCTGGCGAACGGACGCGCTAAGGGTAATGCCGGACATGTTTGATACCTTCCTGGTAAACACAACTAGACGACCTTCTTGGTCGGTTCCGGGAAGATGCTCCCACAGGCTCTAACAATCCGTAAAACAACCCACGCAATCCTGCGGAATCCGTTGTTTTGATACGGTTTCTTGCTGCATCTGCGCACAGCAGCTGACGCAGCGCATGCGATGCGTGATGTCGCTGATATCAAACGATTTTGTTGAGGCGCTCCGCCGTCACGACTTCAGACTGGCGGTAACCTGGAACGTTGCGAGGCCGAAACGGCCTCGCACGTCTTTAAAGAAACTTAACCAAACTCATCTGGTACAGCGTCGATGTCGTTTGATACGACGCCTGCAGCGCGGTCTGCAGTGCCAGGATCTTGGTCGCGACTTCGTCGTTATTGATGCCCTCGATACTGGAGAGCATGGTCTGCGCCATCGCCTTGGTCTGGGTCTGACGATCGGTGGTCGACTTGATCGCCGCCTGCGCACCGGCAAAATCGGCCTGGATGTTCTCGACGCTCTGCTGGCCGGGCACGTCGGCCAGATTGTTCGCCACGCGCTGGTTCAACGCCGCAATCTGCGCGTTCGCATCCTTGGCATAGTTCGCATCGGTCAGTTTGTTCGGATCGACGGCAAAGGCCGCAAATACCGCAACCGTCTGCAGCTGATTGCGCAGCGCCTGCTCGTCAGCGCGCGCGCCGTACTGCACATTGATCGAGGTATCGATCTGCGACACGGCCGATCCACGGGCCGGACCATTGGCCGCCGTGTCCGGCTCGCCGCGATACCAGATCACTGTATTGGTCGCATCGCCCGCGACCAGCGTGGTGGCGGAGCCGATCGGCGTCGAGCCGACGCGCAGCGGCGGTTGATCGAAGAAATTCTCGCCGGCCTCGATCGCCGAGGCGGCGACCATCGGACCATTGGCGAGATCCTTCATCGCGCCGCCGAGCGCGGTGTTGAGATTGGCCGCGGTCGCGGTGCTGTCGGCGCCGATCGCAAAACTGCCCGCCGGCAGCGGCGTCTTGTCCGACGCCGTCAGCACGATGTCTTCCGTGGTTCCGTCTGGCATCGTGAAAGTAAACTTCACCTGATCGCCGACCGCGGGATTGGTGGCTCCGAGATCGACCGACATGGACTTCTGCGCCGGTGCGCCGGACGGATCGACCGGCTGCGTCACCGTCGCGCCGGCAATCGTCGTCGAGACGCCGGTCACCTTCATGCCGAACGGCTGCGCCGCCGCGGGCGGCAACGGCGTCGTATCCTCTTCGGTGATGACCACCGAGGTTGCCGGCACGCCGATGGCGCTGCCGACGCGGCCATTCCCGTTGACACCGAGATCCGCGGTCTTGCGTTCCGCGATCACCTGCTTGAGGCCGGCGATGTTCGCACCGTTGCCGTTCATGATCTGGTCGGCCGGCGCGACAGGCGCCGTATCGGTGGCACGGCCGGAGAACAGATAGCGGTCACCCGAGCGCGCATTGAGCATGTCGACGCTATCGAAGAAGTCGAGTGAAGCCGTCTTCTGCCCCGGTGTCTGACCGGTATTGTCGAAACTGCCGCCCGCGCTGACAGCAGCGCCCTTCACTTCCGTGCCGATGGCGACGAGCCGCTGCAACGACAGATTGGCGACGCCGATCCGGGTGTTGAGATTGGTTGCCGTATCCGCATAGGACGCGACGGCGCTGATCTGCGCGCGCAAGGCGATCGACAGGCTGCGCCCGCTGCCGAGCCCGGCATAGGTGTTGGCGACCTTGCCGCTCGACAGTTGCTGCGTCAGCGTATCGAGCTGATTGCGCAGATCGAGAATACCGGAGCCGATATAGGAGGTACGTCCGCCAACGCCACTGATCGTCATGACTGCCTCAGAATGCCTGCATCAGGGTTTTGTACAATTCGTTCACGGTCGACATCACGCGTGCGTTGGCCGAATAGGCGTTTTGCAGTGCCAACAGATGCGCCATCTCGTCGTCCATATTGACGCCCGACGCATCCGACATCTTCTTGTCGAGCGTGTTCAGCACGACGTTCTGGCCGTCCGACAACTGCTTCGCCGCGTCCGCGGCCGCGCCCTGCTGGCTGACGAATTGCCGCATGTAGCTGAGCAGATTTCCGGTGAACGGCGCGGCGGCACTGCCAACGCCTGTCTGTGCACCGTAGGTGAAGCTCGCATTGGTCAGCTGGTTCAGCATGAAGGACGAGCGCGTGGTGTCGCCGGCTGCCGTCGTCGAATTATAGGCGACGAGCTTCGAAGGATCGGCGATCAGCGCGTTGTTCACCGTAATGCGGCCGGCAAGACCGGTTATCTGCGATCCGCTTGTCGTGATGCCACCGGTATAGGCGGAGCCGTTGTCGGTGAACAGCGCGAATTCCGTGCTGCCATCGGCCAGCGTGCCTGGCGGCTGCGTCACCGTGGTAGACAGCGTGTTGATGGTGGCAAAGGCGGGATTGCTGGCAACCGACAGAGACGACAGCGATGAACCGCTGAAAGTGACATTGCCACCCAGCGCGCTGTTGATCTGGTTCAGGATCCCGGTGATGCCCTGCGAGAAGTCGACGCCGATCACCTTGTCATTGGGATTGGTGGTGGCCGTGTTGGACAGCGGCAGCACGTCCGGCGTATCCACACGCATCAGAGTGATCTGCTG
Coding sequences within:
- a CDS encoding flagellar biosynthesis protein FlgL, translated to MTISGVGGRTSYIGSGILDLRNQLDTLTQQLSSGKVANTYAGLGSGRSLSIALRAQISAVASYADTATNLNTRIGVANLSLQRLVAIGTEVKGAAVSAGGSFDNTGQTPGQKTASLDFFDSVDMLNARSGDRYLFSGRATDTAPVAPADQIMNGNGANIAGLKQVIAERKTADLGVNGNGRVGSAIGVPATSVVITEEDTTPLPPAAAQPFGMKVTGVSTTIAGATVTQPVDPSGAPAQKSMSVDLGATNPAVGDQVKFTFTMPDGTTEDIVLTASDKTPLPAGSFAIGADSTATAANLNTALGGAMKDLANGPMVAASAIEAGENFFDQPPLRVGSTPIGSATTLVAGDATNTVIWYRGEPDTAANGPARGSAVSQIDTSINVQYGARADEQALRNQLQTVAVFAAFAVDPNKLTDANYAKDANAQIAALNQRVANNLADVPGQQSVENIQADFAGAQAAIKSTTDRQTQTKAMAQTMLSSIEGINNDEVATKILALQTALQASYQTTSTLYQMSLVKFL
- a CDS encoding flagellin, translating into MSGITLSASVRQNLLSLQSTADLLSTTQNRLATGNKVNSALDNPTNFFTAQGLNNRASDINNLLDGIGNGVQILQAANTGITSLQKLVDSAKSIANQALQATSGYSTKSQFSATIAGATADNLLGTPDTAATLTGTATGTLAAASSLTTAAGGSFASGDTLVVNGTTIKITAAGAGTAASTTDPDGTINLNTTATTAATTDDLTAAIKTALGGGTAAATITGNQLTLTNSNATGSITLGGTALAKVGLTAGTTAATSSKAGQALTIGAIDGSAPQTITFGKGAGQVNTLDDLNKKLATSNLQASIDTAGKLTIQTTNDEASFDLSASGIISGTATGAGKLFGALNTSGPVADVNAQNTRSSLVAQYNTVIDQIKTTAADASFNGVNLLNGDTLALTFNETGKSKLSITGVTFDPAGLGLQSLTKGTDFLDNAATNKILTSLNNASSTLRSQASAFGSNLSVVQMRQDFSKQMINVLQTGASNLTLADTNEEAANSQALSTRQSIAVSALSLANQSQQGVLQLLR